Proteins encoded together in one Psilocybe cubensis strain MGC-MH-2018 chromosome 8, whole genome shotgun sequence window:
- a CDS encoding Trehalose-phosphatase, whose amino-acid sequence MDSFAEPYTRQGDDISLEQVRQNIASLEEQHRKNGIPLSGRILHVCHYLPITATLLPKPSLGVLSPPATPPSKPADVPQEDGSLPTEQKTEQEEQAKWSMAPRHGHAAMISGIRSMSHTHEQLIIGWTGDIETPTGEKVSSDTTSPKERQEFEEALNNYHPKESDPDDERDRKTKYVPVWLDDKVAHGHYDGYCKQTLWPLFHYLLWQDVATEYASADSHYPYYESANAAFARRIADVYRPGDLIWVHDYHLLLVPRLVRESIPDAVLGLFVHTPFPSSEVFRCLPREYLMFIQSPSSGVGSLDASTRVTDCQSTPGRKEILDGMLGANLVCFQTYSYSRHFISTCIRVCGYETTSRGIDVEGHVTAVMHCPVGIDAERVARDITRPGIKPKLDALRNLYEGKKIIVGRDKLDVVKGVLQKLRAFEKLLQDYPEWIGNVVMIQVTSPALTDSPKLERMVSELVAHINGEYGSLDFIPVHHYHQTLKKDEFYALLSVADLAVITPLRDGMNTTSMEFVIAQNDTAKSPVVLSEFMGISKNMEDALLVNPWNLGDVAAAINQGLVMSPAEKASRHAKLYKVVTVHTSHTWAAVLYKMLLGQLGLQGMARQTPYIPKDLLEGLYAKAKKRLFLFDYDGTLAPIVKIPSAATPSAATLEALEKLSADPHNIVYIISGRDGAFLEQHLGHLKNVGFSAEHGGFVRERGSSEWTNFTKNLDMSWMAEVEEIFRYYTERTTGSHIEMKKSSITWHYRSSDPEWGQFQCRQCQDLLENNLAHKRPIEVLLGKKNLEVRPIAVNKGEIVKRILYQNPDAEFIFCAGDDKTDEDMFRSLLLFQPGQTSKVTMEAPVAVKLVDNPNAPPVELAIQPQAVFTTAVGHSSKRTLAAWHVTTPQEVVEHMLSLVKDVPYVPTPERQGTPVAAAGASWDGARDTPEKANL is encoded by the exons ATGGACTCATTCGCAGAGCCGTACACACGTCAGGGGGACGACATCTCACTGGAACAAGTTCGCCAGAACATCGCCTCTCTCGAAGAACAACACCGCAAGAATGGAATTCCTTTGTCTGGTCGTATTCTACATGTTTGCCACTATCTACCTATAACTGCGACCCTTCTACCCAAACCGTCGTTGGGTGTGCTCAGTCCGCCAGCAACCCCGCCTTCCAAACCAGCGGATGTTCCTCAGGAGGACGGTTCTCTACCAACCGAACAGAAGACAGAACAGGAGGAACAGGCGAAATGGTCTATGGCACCTCGCCATGGCCACGCTGCCATGATTTCTGGCATTCGCTCCATGTCTCATACTCATGAGCAGCTTATTATTGGCTGGACCGGGGACATTGAGACACCCACAGGCGAAAAGGTTTCTTCAGACACAACCTCTCCCAAAGAGCGGCAAGAGTTCGAAGAGGCCCTCAACAATTACCACCCGAAGGAGAGCGACCCTGATGACGAGAGAGATAGGAAGACCAAGTATGTCCCTGTCTGGTTGGACGATAAGGTCGCGCACGGCCATTACGACGGGTATTGCAAacaga CTCTCTGGCCACTATTCCACTACCTCCTCTGGCAAGATGTAGCCACAGAATATGCTTCGGCCGACTCACATTACCCTTATTACGAATCAGCCAACGCTGCTTTCGCGAGGCGTATTGCCGATGTGTATCGTCCTGGTGACCTCATCTGGGTCCACGATTACCACTTGCTCCTCGTCCCAAG GCTAGTACGCGAATCTATTCCAGATGCCGTGCTTGGGCTATTTGTACATACGCCGTTCCCAAGTTCCGAAGTGTTCAGATGTCTACCTCGTGAGTATCTAATGTTCATCCAGTCTCCTTCGTCTGGTGTAGGTTCTTTGGACGCGTCG ACTCGAGTTACTGACTGCCAATCAACTCCAGGTCGCAAGGAAATCTTGGATGGTATGCTCGGAGCCAACCTCGTATGCTTCCAA ACATATTCGTATTCGCGTCATTTTATTTCCACCTGTATTCGCGTATGTGGATACGAAACGACTTCGCGCGGGATCGACGTCGAAGGCCATGTCACGGCTGTCATGCATTGCCCTGTCGGTATTGACGCGGAACGCGTTGCAAGGGACAT CACGCGTCCTGGTATCAAGCCCAAGCTGGATGCACTGAGAAACCTTTATGAGGGCAAAAAAATCATCGTTGGGCGGGATAAGCTCGATGTTGTCAAAGGTGTCCTTCAGAAG CTCCGCGCCTTTGAGAAACTCTTGCAGGATTATCCCGAGTGGATTGGCAATGTTGTCATGATCCAAGTAACGAGCCCCGCTTTGACCGACTCGCCCAAGCTAGAGCGCATGGTCAGTGAGCTCGTGGCACATATCAATGGCGAATACGGAAGTTTGGACTTCATCCCCGTACACCACTA CCACCAGACGCTAAAGAAGGACGAGTTTTACGCCCTATTGAGTGTTGCTGACCTTGCTGTCATTACGCCCCTGAGAGATGGCATGAACACCACTAGCATGGAATTCGTCATCGCTCAAAATGACACAGCCAAGAGCCCCGTCGTCCTCAGTGAGTTTATGGGAATCAgcaaaaatatggaagacgCGCTCCTCGTCAACCCCTGGaatcttggt GATGTCGCCGCTGCAATTAACCAAGGACTTGTCATGAGCCCAGCGGAGAAGGCTTCGCGTCATGCTAAGCTTTACAAAGTCGTCACCGTGCACACATCTCACACGTGGGCGGCTGTCCTCTACAAGATGCTCCTGGGACAGTTGGGTTTGCAGGGTATGGCACGCCAAACGCCTTACATCCCCAAGGACCTCTTGGAAGGTCTGTATGCCAAGGCGAAGAAGAGGCTTTTCTTGTTCGATTACGAT GGAACATTAGCACCCATCGTCAAAATTCCTTCCGCTGCTACTCCATCAGCGGCTACTCTAGAGGCTCTCGAGAAGCTATCCGCCGATCCTCATAACATCGTCTACATCATTTCTGGCCGTGATGGCGCTTTCCTCGAACAACACTTGGGACACCTTAAGAATGTCGGATTCTCAGCAGAGCACGGTGGCTTTGTTCGAGAACGCGGTTCGAGCGAGTGGACGAACTTCACGAAGAACTTGGACATGAGCTGGATGGCAGAGGTTGAGGAAATTTTCAGATATTACACTGAG AGAACAACCGGAAGTCATATCGAGATGAAGAAAAGCTCGATTACGTGGCATTATCGATCGAGTGATCCCGAGTGGGG TCAATTCCAGTGCCGACAATGTCAGGATCTGTTGGAAAATAATCTGGCTCACAAGAGGCCAATTGAAG TGCTTCTTGGAAAGAAGAACCTCGAAGTTAGACCCATTGCTGTAAATAAG GGCGAGATTGTCAAGCGTATTTTGTACCAAAACCCTGATGCAGAGTTCATTTTCTGCGCGGGTGACGACAAG ACCGATGAGGATATGTTCCGAtcccttcttctcttccaaCCAGGACAAACGTCAAAAGTGACGATGGAGGCCCCTGTGGCCGTGAAGCTCGTCGACAACCCCAACGCCCCGCCCGTCGAGTTGGCCATCCAGCCCCAGGCCGTTTTCACGACCGCCGTCGGCCACAGCAGCAAGCGCACATTGGCAGCCTGGCATGTGACGACGCCGCAAGAGGTGGTGGAACATATGCTGTCGTTGGTGAAGGATGTGCCGTATGTGCCTACCCCGGAGAGGCAGGGGACACCTGTTGCTGCAGCTGGTGCGTCTTGGGATGGGGCCCGGGACACTCCCGAGAAAGCTAACCTTTAA
- a CDS encoding UPF0659 protein (UPF0659 protein C216.03) has translation MSKKIIIVGGHGNARTIPFSLLIRSRRLTSLGIHTDPAQEQDIKDLSATPLVLSLEDSPVSDFTAAFTGKDVVYFSAGAGARGGEERTKKVDYEGALKVFDAIEAVDSPKPRLILVSAVDIRDPAKIPAHYNEEDIAMSNRIRKVIAAYMHWKYEADKNLAKRTAFKWTILRPGGLTNAPGVGTASIGRTHLTTTITRDDVAKALALLVDREDAASLAIDYVGGDTPIEEGLNAFIAKGETDFLG, from the exons ATGTCGAAGAAAATAATCATTGTTGGTGGCCACGGAAATGCACGTACCATCCCCTTTTCGCTCCTAATTCGCAGTCGGAGGCTGACATCGCTTGGCATTCACACAG ACCCTGCACAAGAGCAGGACATCAAAGATTTATCTGCAACACCGCTCGTGCTGTCCTTGGAGGATTCACCCGTGTCTGACTTTACCGCAGCGTTCACCGGGAAGGATGTTGTGTATTTCTCCGCAGGAGCCGGTGCGCGAGGTGGGGAGGAGCGAACGAAGAAGGTAGATTACGAAGGCGCTCTGAAAGTGTTCGATGCCATCGAGGCTGTCGATAGCCCAAAGCCGAGGCTCATTCTCGTGTCAGCAGTGGACATACGCGACCCAGCAAAGATACCTGCTCACTAT AACGAAGAAGACATCGCTATGTCGAATAGAATCAGAAAGGTTATAGCTGCATACATGCACTGGAAATATGAAGCGGATAAGAATCTGGCCAAACGCACCGCCTTCAAATGGACTATACTCCGTCCTGGAGGGTTGACTAATGCACCAGGCGTTGGAACTGCCTCCATCGGAAGGACACATTTGACCACAACCATCACA AGGGATGATGTGGCTAAAGCCCTTGCACTTCTTGTGGACAGAGAGGATGCAGCTAGCTTGGCAATTGATTACGTTGGAGGAGACACGCCTATCGAAGAGGGTCTAAACGCTTTCATTGCCAAGGGTGAAACAGATTTTCTAGGATAG